A DNA window from Streptomyces sp. Edi4 contains the following coding sequences:
- a CDS encoding ATP/GTP-binding protein codes for MLRRAVSAAVCLVGVLAPAAHADGTGGGICAGSDMDVTVCASDDMAAPGSGGSGGMDTTAGTPASHGGGGTAKPCTYTKLDPPPPPENLGWEGHTAKDGAVYQVECPDTGRVGVVFVANGAAGPAAPTIDPELVARRAVDSMKLVGPDVASPRAGGRYVVGMPMWMWVQQSPTTFGPNTASATAGGVTVTARAEVSSIAWAMGDGTTITCTGPGTPYDASQGKAMSPDCGHRYKGPSTTQSGGKYAGTATATWTVKWQAPALGDGGEFTEVRRTPFTVDVREVQVLN; via the coding sequence ATGCTGAGACGGGCGGTGTCGGCCGCAGTGTGCCTGGTAGGTGTTCTCGCCCCGGCCGCGCACGCCGACGGCACCGGCGGCGGCATCTGTGCCGGCTCGGACATGGACGTCACGGTGTGCGCCTCGGACGACATGGCGGCACCGGGGTCCGGCGGTTCGGGTGGCATGGACACCACGGCCGGCACCCCGGCAAGCCACGGGGGCGGAGGCACGGCCAAGCCCTGCACCTACACCAAACTCGACCCCCCGCCCCCGCCGGAGAACCTGGGCTGGGAGGGACACACCGCCAAGGACGGCGCGGTGTACCAGGTTGAGTGCCCGGACACGGGCCGCGTCGGCGTCGTGTTCGTGGCGAACGGCGCGGCGGGCCCTGCCGCACCGACGATCGACCCCGAGCTGGTGGCGCGCCGCGCGGTCGATTCCATGAAGCTGGTGGGTCCTGATGTCGCCAGCCCCCGCGCGGGCGGCCGGTACGTCGTCGGGATGCCGATGTGGATGTGGGTGCAGCAGAGTCCGACAACGTTCGGGCCGAACACCGCGTCGGCCACGGCGGGCGGTGTCACGGTCACGGCGCGGGCCGAGGTGTCGTCCATCGCGTGGGCCATGGGCGACGGCACCACGATCACCTGCACCGGCCCTGGCACCCCATACGATGCCTCCCAAGGCAAGGCCATGTCACCGGACTGCGGGCACCGTTACAAAGGCCCGTCAACCACGCAGAGCGGCGGGAAGTACGCCGGGACGGCGACGGCCACATGGACCGTGAAATGGCAGGCACCGGCCCTCGGAGACGGTGGTGAATTCACCGAAGTACGTCGGACGCCGTTCACAGTCGACGTGCGCGAGGTGCAAGTTCTGAACTGA